In the Leptotrichia sp. oral taxon 212 genome, one interval contains:
- the xdh gene encoding selenium-dependent xanthine dehydrogenase yields MYEFTVNGKQCSTDVKKNLLAYLREDLKLTGTKNGCGEGVCGACTVILDGKTMRACVLTTERVNGKSIITIEGLTEREKDVYAYAYTRTGAVQCGFCIPGMVISSKALIDKNPEPTLDQVKDALKGNICRCTGYIKIFDAVMLAARIFRQNEEIPKVECKGLVGENLDRVDAVEKTLGTGKYADDFTIEGLVHGSCVRTPYPRALIKKINVEKAKALPGVITVITAETIKLNPLGHLVKDWPAFIGEGEITRYVGDALALVVAETEEILAEAKKLVEIDCEKLEPIRNPIEAMAEGAPKLHEKGNLLFRQELKRGNPEEKIANSKYVIKDHFSVPFTDHAFMEPECATAMPNPEVEDGLLMYTGSQNIYDEQREISGMLGISPEKIRIKSMYVGGGFGGKEDMSVQHHAALAAYLLKRPVKVKFTRQESINIHTKRHAMEMDFTVGCDENGILQGMIAEIISDTGAYASLGGPVLQRACTHASGPYNFQDIQVVGEAYYTNNPPAGAYRGFGVTQSLFAMEACVNKLADMVGISHWEMRYRNALRPGDIMPNGQIADSSTALVETLEAVKEEYENAKYAGIACGIKNSGLGVGVPDYGRCKASVEQGKIHVRTAAACIGQGLLTVMLQIAVETLKLPPSMIVMETPDTERTPNSGTTTASRQTLVTGEAVRRVTQLVKDEMDKGKTIEELEGEEFYAEYLAKTDPIGTDVPHPISHVGYGYATQVVILDDEGKLKKIIAAHDVGTPINPLNVEGQIEGGVVMSLGYALTEDFPLVDSVPKVKYGTLGLFKANQIPEIKSIIVRKKDRNEMAYGAKGIGEIASIPTAPAVQDAYYVFDKQFRTKLPLEGTPYSRKTKK; encoded by the coding sequence ATGTATGAATTTACAGTTAATGGAAAGCAGTGTTCTACAGATGTAAAAAAGAACTTACTGGCTTATCTGAGAGAAGATCTTAAACTTACTGGAACAAAAAACGGGTGCGGTGAAGGAGTCTGTGGAGCCTGTACAGTGATACTTGACGGAAAGACAATGAGAGCATGCGTACTTACAACAGAAAGAGTAAATGGGAAGAGTATAATAACAATAGAAGGGCTGACAGAGAGAGAGAAAGATGTTTATGCTTATGCTTATACAAGAACAGGAGCAGTGCAATGCGGTTTTTGCATCCCTGGAATGGTTATAAGCAGCAAAGCTCTTATTGACAAGAATCCTGAACCGACGTTAGATCAGGTTAAAGATGCTTTAAAAGGGAACATTTGCCGATGTACGGGATACATTAAAATATTTGATGCAGTAATGCTGGCAGCAAGAATTTTCCGTCAGAATGAGGAAATACCTAAGGTGGAATGTAAAGGACTTGTAGGAGAAAACCTTGACAGGGTTGATGCTGTAGAAAAAACACTTGGAACAGGTAAGTATGCTGATGATTTTACGATTGAAGGACTAGTACATGGTTCGTGTGTGAGAACTCCTTATCCAAGGGCATTAATCAAAAAAATTAATGTAGAAAAGGCAAAGGCATTGCCAGGAGTAATAACTGTTATTACAGCAGAAACTATTAAATTAAATCCTTTAGGACATTTGGTAAAGGACTGGCCTGCATTTATTGGAGAGGGAGAAATCACAAGATATGTAGGTGATGCTTTAGCACTTGTAGTTGCTGAAACTGAAGAGATACTAGCTGAAGCGAAAAAACTCGTGGAAATAGACTGTGAGAAACTTGAACCTATAAGAAATCCTATAGAAGCGATGGCTGAAGGAGCTCCAAAACTTCATGAAAAAGGAAATCTTCTTTTCAGACAGGAACTCAAAAGGGGAAATCCTGAAGAAAAAATAGCAAATTCTAAATATGTTATAAAGGATCATTTTTCTGTGCCTTTTACAGATCATGCTTTTATGGAGCCGGAATGTGCTACAGCTATGCCGAATCCTGAAGTAGAAGATGGTCTGCTGATGTATACAGGCTCTCAGAATATATATGATGAACAGCGTGAAATATCAGGGATGCTTGGTATTTCTCCTGAAAAAATAAGAATCAAAAGCATGTATGTAGGAGGAGGTTTTGGAGGTAAGGAAGACATGTCAGTTCAGCATCACGCTGCACTGGCGGCTTATCTGTTGAAACGTCCTGTAAAGGTTAAGTTTACTAGACAGGAGAGCATAAATATACATACAAAGCGTCATGCGATGGAAATGGATTTTACTGTTGGCTGTGATGAAAATGGAATCTTACAGGGAATGATAGCGGAAATTATTTCAGATACAGGAGCATATGCCTCTCTTGGAGGACCAGTACTGCAAAGAGCCTGCACCCATGCTTCAGGACCTTACAATTTTCAGGATATACAGGTTGTAGGAGAAGCCTATTATACAAATAATCCTCCTGCAGGTGCATACAGGGGATTTGGAGTAACACAGTCATTATTTGCTATGGAAGCATGTGTGAACAAGTTGGCTGACATGGTGGGAATATCACATTGGGAAATGAGATATAGAAATGCACTGCGACCTGGAGACATAATGCCAAATGGTCAGATTGCAGATTCTAGTACGGCATTAGTTGAAACATTGGAAGCAGTAAAGGAAGAGTATGAAAATGCCAAGTATGCAGGTATTGCCTGTGGAATAAAGAATAGTGGTTTAGGAGTGGGAGTTCCTGATTATGGAAGATGTAAAGCTTCTGTTGAGCAGGGGAAAATACATGTCAGAACAGCAGCGGCATGTATTGGACAAGGGCTTTTAACAGTTATGCTTCAGATTGCGGTTGAAACACTAAAATTACCTCCTAGTATGATAGTGATGGAAACTCCTGATACAGAAAGAACTCCAAACTCTGGAACAACAACTGCTTCAAGACAGACACTTGTCACAGGAGAAGCAGTGAGAAGGGTTACACAACTTGTGAAAGATGAGATGGATAAAGGAAAAACTATCGAAGAGCTTGAAGGTGAAGAATTTTATGCAGAATATCTTGCAAAAACAGATCCAATAGGAACAGATGTTCCGCATCCGATAAGTCATGTAGGATATGGATATGCTACACAAGTTGTCATTCTTGATGATGAAGGAAAGCTCAAGAAAATTATAGCGGCACATGATGTGGGAACACCTATAAATCCTTTAAATGTCGAAGGGCAGATAGAAGGAGGAGTGGTAATGTCGCTTGGGTATGCTCTGACTGAAGATTTTCCTCTTGTAGATTCAGTACCTAAAGTAAAATATGGTACATTGGGGTTGTTTAAAGCTAATCAGATTCCAGAAATAAAATCTATTATTGTAAGGAAAAAGGATAGAAATGAAATGGCCTATGGAGCAAAAGGAATAGGAGAAATTGCAAGTATACCTACAGCTCCTGCAGTACAAGATGCATATTATGTATTTGATAAACAGTTTAGGACTAAACTTCCTTTAGAAGGTACACCATATAGTAGAAAAACAAAAAAATAA
- a CDS encoding molybdopterin-binding protein — MKKINVRNAEGYELCHDITQILPGEFKGAKFLRGHIIRKEDIEVLISLGKENIFVMEEEDKEKNLIHENDAAMFIVEKLNLDKEFFEISSIREGKINITAKEDGILKIDINTLNKINKIGEIILVTKYNNSYIKKGENVAATRVIPLLIEKKQLDEMEKLVKEKNVLTFKKIDKNKKLALITTGNEVYNGIIKDKSKEALLKKYKKYKINDIEQVFSQDDKDTIKKYIKMFENEKDIIMCTGGMSIDPDDVTPSAIRESNWEIVTYGTPVLPGAMFMLAYKGEKVLIGLPGGVVFSEKTVFDVLLPRILANDRITKQEIIEMGHGGLLG; from the coding sequence ATGAAAAAAATAAATGTAAGAAATGCTGAAGGATATGAACTTTGTCATGATATAACCCAGATATTACCGGGAGAGTTTAAAGGAGCAAAGTTTTTAAGGGGACATATAATTAGGAAAGAAGATATAGAAGTACTAATCTCGTTGGGAAAGGAAAACATATTTGTAATGGAAGAAGAAGATAAGGAAAAAAATCTTATCCATGAAAATGATGCAGCAATGTTTATTGTAGAAAAACTCAATTTAGATAAAGAGTTTTTTGAAATTTCAAGTATACGTGAAGGTAAAATAAATATAACTGCCAAAGAAGACGGAATTTTAAAGATAGATATTAATACTCTGAACAAAATAAACAAAATAGGGGAAATAATTCTAGTTACAAAGTATAATAACAGTTATATTAAAAAAGGAGAAAATGTCGCTGCAACTAGAGTAATTCCATTACTGATAGAAAAAAAACAGCTGGATGAAATGGAGAAACTGGTTAAAGAAAAGAATGTACTGACATTTAAAAAAATTGATAAAAACAAAAAGTTAGCACTAATAACAACAGGAAATGAAGTATATAATGGGATAATAAAGGATAAATCAAAAGAAGCCCTTTTAAAAAAATATAAAAAATATAAAATAAATGATATAGAACAGGTATTTTCACAAGATGACAAGGATACAATAAAAAAATATATAAAAATGTTTGAAAATGAAAAAGATATTATAATGTGTACAGGAGGAATGTCCATAGATCCTGATGATGTCACACCTTCTGCCATAAGGGAAAGCAATTGGGAAATAGTTACTTACGGAACTCCTGTTCTTCCGGGAGCAATGTTCATGCTTGCATATAAAGGAGAAAAAGTATTAATAGGATTGCCAGGTGGAGTTGTTTTTTCAGAAAAAACTGTTTTTGATGTTCTGCTACCTAGAATTCTTGCAAATGACAGAATAACTAAGCAGGAAATTATTGAGATGGGACACGGAGGATTGCTAGGATAG
- a CDS encoding molybdenum cofactor biosynthesis protein B: MYTVGIITSSDKGAKNERIDKSGEAIKEIVEKYNMKVMKYLILPDERKLLSEEMKNMSDILKLNLVLTTGGTGFSIRDVTPEATRDIIEKEVPGIPEAIRQYSINITKRAMLSRAIAGIRKETLIVNLPGSEKAVRESLEYCIESIIHGIEILTGSATECAR, from the coding sequence ATGTACACGGTAGGAATAATAACAAGTAGTGATAAAGGTGCTAAAAACGAAAGAATAGATAAAAGTGGCGAAGCTATAAAAGAAATTGTAGAAAAATATAATATGAAAGTAATGAAATACTTAATCCTTCCTGATGAAAGAAAGCTTCTCTCAGAGGAAATGAAAAATATGTCAGACATTCTGAAATTGAATCTTGTACTGACAACAGGAGGAACAGGATTCAGTATAAGGGATGTAACACCTGAAGCGACTAGAGATATTATAGAAAAGGAAGTACCTGGAATACCTGAAGCAATAAGACAATACAGTATAAACATAACTAAAAGAGCAATGCTTTCAAGAGCTATTGCAGGTATAAGAAAAGAAACGCTGATAGTAAATCTTCCAGGAAGTGAAAAAGCTGTGAGAGAATCATTAGAGTATTGTATAGAGTCAATAATTCATGGGATAGAAATACTTACAGGAAGTGCTACAGAATGTGCCAGATAG